Below is a window of Candidatus Acidiferrales bacterium DNA.
GCCAATCACGTCAAAACCAAACTTTCGGTTCACCTCGGCTTCCGCCTTGGTGGAAAACATGGGACCTTCCATGCAGACATAAGTGCCGCCGCGGTGCACCTTGACCCCCGCCCTCGAGCACGCCCTGGCCAGCCATGCCGCGAGTTCCGGACAGATGGGATCGGAAAAACTGGTATGCGCGACGACGCCCTTCCCGAAAAAAGTGGAAATACGGCCCCGCGTGCGGTCAAAAAACTGGTCCGGCACGCAGAAATCGGTCGGCGCAAGTTCTTCTTTGAGCGATCCCACCGCGCTGACCGACAGGAGGCGCTCTACCCCAAGCAACTTGAAGGCATAGATATTCGCACGGAAATTCAATTCCGAAGGCAGAATGCGATGCCCCCGGCCATGACGAGCCAAAAAGGCCACCCGCTTCCCTTCCAGCGTTCCGATCAAGAATGCGTCGGAAGGTTTTCCAAAGGGCGTGCTCACTCGCTTCTCCCGAACGTGGGTCAGCCCCTCCATGGCATAGAGTCCGCTCCCGCCGATGATCCCCACATGGATTTTTTGAGCCACCGCTGCCTCCCGCATGGCACCTTGTCTATTTCATCGCCCAAGCTTCCGGGACCGCCACCGCTTCTACGCGACCTTCCCTCTCGCGCAAGTAGGCCGCCGGGGTATTCGGGTCATGCACAAAAAAACAGAGCCAATCGCCCTTCACCGCCTCCGGTATCCATTTTTGTTTCTGTTGGAGTGTCTTCAAGGGATAGAGGTCAAAGCTCATGATCCATGGATAGGACAAGTGGGCGGTGGAAGGAACATTGTCGGAGAAGAAGAAGGCGGTCTTCCCGCCGGAGGTGATCCTCAGGGCCATCAAGTCGGCGGTGTGGCCGGGGGTGCGAATAAGCTCAATCCCCGGCGCGATTTCCCGGTCGCCCTCGAGGAGTTGGAACTGACC
It encodes the following:
- the mtnP gene encoding S-methyl-5'-thioadenosine phosphorylase, whose translation is MAQKIHVGIIGGSGLYAMEGLTHVREKRVSTPFGKPSDAFLIGTLEGKRVAFLARHGRGHRILPSELNFRANIYAFKLLGVERLLSVSAVGSLKEELAPTDFCVPDQFFDRTRGRISTFFGKGVVAHTSFSDPICPELAAWLARACSRAGVKVHRGGTYVCMEGPMFSTKAEAEVNRKFGFDVIGMTNLQEAKLAREAEICYATCAMVTDYDCWHPGHDAVTGEQVMEYLSRNIENVKKVIREAVGSISRERHCKCGSALAHAIITDRKLIPAATKRNLKPILGKYLK